GATTGAGCTAATTTCATTTTGGAAAATCTAAATTTAAAACCCGTAGATAAGCATGCAAAACCATATTTTACACTTCGAGAGAAATTAATTGATGATGCTTCTTTAAAATATTTTGTAGGACAGCTTATTTCGGCAATTTTATATCCATGCCATAGTATTTGAGCGAGTATTTGATTATCAAAAACAAAATCATCTGAATTCTTAGATATCGGCAATTTTTCAAGAAGTTCTCTGCTAAACGCTCGGTATCCAGTATGATATTCGGATAACTTTGCGCCAAGAAGAATATTTTCGAATAAGGTTAAAAATCTGTTTGCAACGTATTTCCATGCAGGCATTCCACCTTCAAGGGCTCCTCCTCCAAGTATTCTTGAACCTAAAACACACTGGTAAAGCTCACTTCCAATAATAGAAACCATTGCTGGAATAAGTTTAGGCGTATATTGATAATCTGGATGAACCATAATTACAATATCGCCACCTGCTTCAAGAGCTAATCGATAACAAGTTTTTTGATTTCCTCCATAGCCGAGATTTTTTTCATGGACATAAACTGTAGAATTTGGAATTTTTTGAGCTATGGCTACAGTTTCATCCTGACTTCTATCATCAACGATTATAATATGATCAACTACTTGTTGTTCAAAAACTTCCTTACAAGTGATTTCAAGAGTTTTTTCTGCATTATAAGCTGGCATCACAACTATCACTTTTTTATTTCTATACATCGTAAAGAACCTCGTTATACAGTATTTAAAAAAAGTATTTTTGTTTAATTGTAAAATCATCTTACCCCCCTCTCCCTTGACGGGAGAGGGCTGGGGTGAGGGTGAAAATACTTTTTCCAATTTAATTTACTTTTCTTAAAAACTATAATTTAAATAATCATTCAGTTTTCTAACTGAAACACATTATTAGTTATATAGTGC
This region of Desulfobacterales bacterium genomic DNA includes:
- a CDS encoding glycosyltransferase family 2 protein encodes the protein MYRNKKVIVVMPAYNAEKTLEITCKEVFEQQVVDHIIIVDDRSQDETVAIAQKIPNSTVYVHEKNLGYGGNQKTCYRLALEAGGDIVIMVHPDYQYTPKLIPAMVSIIGSELYQCVLGSRILGGGALEGGMPAWKYVANRFLTLFENILLGAKLSEYHTGYRAFSRELLEKLPISKNSDDFVFDNQILAQILWHGYKIAEISCPTKYFKEASSINFSRSVKYGFACLSTGFKFRFSKMKLAQSKLFFSEIINIKVNNREL